Sequence from the Rhodanobacter sp. genome:
CGCATGTTGACCAGGGTGGCGTCGAGTTCGCCGGCGATCACCGCGGCGGGCGCCAGCATGGCGCCGAAGCTGAGCAGGGCGAGGCCGCGGCCGCGGCGGCGCAGCTCGGCCTTGCCGATGGGCAGGGTGTCCAGCTCGGGCCGCACCGCAATGCCTGGGCCGGTGCCGCGCGGGTAGCGGATCGCGGCGGGGCCGGCGTACTGGAAGCCGGTCGAGAGCATCGTGCGGCACTCGTTCTCGTCGGCCGGCGCCATGATGACGAAGTTCGGCAGGCAGCGCAGGTACGAGAGATCGAAGCTGCCCGCATGGGTGGCGCCGTCCGGCCCGACCACGCCGGCGCGGTCGATGGCGAAGGTGACGTCCAGGTTCTGCAGCGCCACGTCGTGGATCGCCTGGTCGTAGGCGCGCTGCAGGAAGGTGGAGTAGATCGCCACCACCGGCTTGGCGCCCTCGCAGGCCATGCCGGCGGCCAGCGTCACGGCGTGCTGCTCGGCGATCGCCACGTCGAAGTAGCGCTCGGGGTATTCCTTGGAGAAGCGCACCAGCCCCGAGCCCTCGCGCATCGCGGGCGTGATGCCCAGCAGGCGTTCGTCGGCGGCGGCCTGGTCGCACAGCCAATCGCTGAAGATGTCGGTGTAGGTGGGCTTGGCGGGCGCGTTCTTCTTCGCCAGTCCGGCTTGCGGATCGAACGGGCCGACGGCGTGGTATTCGATCTGCGCCTGCTCGGCCGGGGCGTAGCCCTTGCCCTTGGTGGTGACCACGTGCAGCAGCTGCGGGCCGGGCAGGTTCTTCACCGTGCGCAGCGCGGCCAGCAGCTGCGGGATGTTGTGGCCGTCGATCGGGCCGGTGTAGTGGAAACCCAGTTCCTCGAACAGCGTGGAAGGCACGAACATGCCCTTGGCGTGTTCTTCCCAGCGCTTGAAGAAGCGGCCGGCCAGCGACTGCTTGGGGATCGCACGCTTGGCGCGTTCGCGCATGGCGTTGAGCCGGCGGCTGGCCAGCGCGCGCGACATGATCTTGGTCATCGCGCCCACGTTCTCGCTGATCGACATGCCGTTGTCGTTGAACACCACCAGCATGTCCGGCTCCACGTCGCCGCCGTGGTTGAGCGCCTCGAAGGCCATGCCGGCGGTCATCGCGCCATCGCCGATCACCGCCACGAACTTGCGGTCGTCGCCGCGAAGCTGCGCGGCGATGGCCATGCCCAGCGCGGCGGAAATCGAGGTGGACGAATGGCCGACGCCGAAGGTGTCGTATTCGCTTTCCTCGCGGCGCGGGAACGGCGCGAGGCCGTCCTTCTTCTTGATCGTGGTGATGCGGTCGCGGCGGCCGGTGAGGATCTTGTGCGGGTAGCACTGGTGGCCGACGTCCCACACCAGCCGGTCTGTGGGGGTGTCGAACACGTGGTGCAGCGCCACGGTGAGTTCCACCACGCCCAGGCCCGCGCCGAAATGCCCGCCGGAGCTGGCCACGGCCTCGATCAGGTACTCGCGCAGTTCGTCGGCGACGGCGGGCAGTTCCTCGTCGGGAACGCGGCGCAGGTCGGCCGGCGACTCAATGGCGGCCAGGTGGGGGTAGCGTGCAGGATCTTTCATCCGCCTATTGTTGGCCCGGAGGCGGGGCGGGGCAAGGGCGGCGGTCTGGCCGGGATGGGGCGGTTCAGGCCATCGCCCGCCGCCGGTCGCGCGGCAGGTGGCTGACCAGGAAGTCCATCTGGTCGGCCAGGATGTTGCGGTTGGAGAGGATCAGGTGCTCCACCCAGCTCGGCCGGTAGGGCACCGCCAGCAACGGCATGTGGGCCTGTTGCGGGGTGCGGTTGCTCTTCCTGAGGTTGCAGGCGACGCAGGCGCTGACCACGTTCTCCCACTCGTCGCGGCCGCCCTTGGACACCGGCTGCACGTGGTCGCGGGTCAGCTCGCCGCGGCTGAAGTGCTCGCCGCAGTACAGGCACAGGTGGCGGTCGCGGGCGAACAGCGCGGTATTGGTCAGCGCGGGCGCGGGATCGACCGCGTGCTCGTGGCAGTGGCCGGTGCTGGCGATGATGGGGTGCAGGTCGAGCTGGCTCTGCATGCCCAGCGCGCGGTTGTGGCCGCCGTGCACGGTGAGGCAGGGGTCGCCCAGCGTCCACGCCACCGCGTCGCGCACGTAGAGGCACGCGGCGTCCTGCCAGCTGATCCAGTCCAGGATGCGGCCGGCGGCGTCCAGCGACAGCACGCGGGTCGAATGCAGGTCGGCCCGGTTGACGACTTCCATCAGCATGCGGTTCGTCCTTCCTCGCGAGAAAGAGCCTGCAACCATGCAACGGTGCTCGAATGCACCGCAGCATAGAACAGATTCGTGACAAAACACATGCGAAAGTCTTTGTGCTCAAACAGATAGGCCCTTGGCCGCGAAGTTCGCGGGCGGCCGCCGGCGCTGATATAGTGGTCGTTCGTCTGTAGACCCGACGCCGGGTTTGGGAGGGGAAGCCGATGGTGGCTGCCCCGGCACGGCGGGGCAGAGGTAATCACGTGGCTGAAGTTCTTTTCTACGAGCGCCCGGTGCCGCTCAACCGTACCGCCCACAAGGATCTGCGCCTGAAGCCGATCCCGAACATGAAGTTCGCGCTGCAGGCCCATTCCGTGCCGCTCACCGGCGTGGAATTCGGCCTGGCGGCGCGCGACATGCCCATCGTGTTCGCCGGCAACGACATCGGCGACGCCGGTCCGGTGGCCCTGCTGGGCCTGCGCCAGAACGAAAACCTGTTCGTGGACGCCAGCGGCCAGTGGGCGCCGAACACCTACGTTCCCGCTTTCGTGCGCCGCTATCCGTTCGTGCTGGCCGAGAAGCCGGCCGGCCAGGAGGGCGACGACTTCGCCGTGTTCCTCGACGAGGGTTACGAAGGCTTCAACGCCAACGAAGGCGACCGCCTGTTCAACGAGGACGGCACCGACACCGAAATGCTGACGCGCGCCGTGGGCTTCCTCGGCGAATTCCAGCAGCACGTGGCCCGTACCCGCTGGTTCATGGAGCAGCTGCGCAAGCACGGCCTGCTGGAGTCGCGCAACCTCAGCATGCGCCGCGACTCGCCGGACGGCCAGGGCGGCAACGTCATCAACCTCAACGGCCTGTTCGTGGTCAACGAGGAAAAGCTGCGCCAGCTGGACGAGAAGACCGCACAGGAATTCCTGCGCGAAGGCCTTCTCGGCTGGATTTACGCGCACCTGATCTCGATGAACAACCTCGATCGCCTGGGCATGCGCCTGGGCGAGCGCGAAGGGGCCGAATCGGCCGGCGCCACCAGGAACTGAGGTCGGGTCGGGCGCCTCGTGCGCCCGCAAGCCGAAAGCGAAGCGCCACGACGGGCGACTGTCGTGGCGCTTCTTTTTGTCCCGAACGCGGCCTGCGTGGCGGCCGGGTACGCCGCAGGTATCAGTTCGGCACGACGGGCAGCGCGATATAGCTGGCCTCGCCCTGCGCGTGATAGATGCGCTGGGTGGCCTTCACGTAGTCCGCCGGCTTGGCGAAGAAGATGTTCGGCACGAAGGTCTGCGGGTTGCGGTCGTACAGCGGGAACCAGCTCGACTGCACCTGCACCATGATGCGGTGGCCGGGCAGGAACACGTGGTTGGCGGCGGGCAGGTCGAAGCGGTAAGCCAGCGGCTTGTCCGGCGTCAGCGCTGCGGGCTTGTCCCAGCCGGTGCGGTAGCGGCCGCGCAGGATGTCCATCGCCACCGCCAATTGGTAGCCGCCCATTTCCGGCTGCTCGGCCACCTGGTCGGGATACACGTCGATCAGCTTCACCACCCAGTCGCTGTCGGTGCCGCTGGTGGAGGCGACCAGGTGCACCACCGGCACGCCGGCGATGGTGAGCGGCGCGGTGAGCGGCGCGGTTTCGTAGCTGAGCACGTCGGTGCGGCCGGAGGCTTCGCGCTGGTCGTCCACCAGCCATTGCGACCAGGTGAGGCCGTGGTCGTAGCCGATCGGTTGGATCGGCCGCGCGCGGAACGGCACCGGATGCGCGGGATCGGAGACGTATTCGTCGTAGGCGGTGCCGCCAGCGGGCGCGTCGAAGCCGAGCTGCATGCCGGGTTCCAGGTACAGCGCGCGGCTCTTGTCGGCGCAGCCGCTGTCGCAGGAGACCGGCCAGCGGTCGAGGCGCTGCCAGCGATCGGTGCCGGTCTGGAAGGCGGTGACCGGGGCGAGGTCGGCCTTCGGCGCGCCGTCCTTGAGGTACTGCGCGAGGAACGGACGCAGGATGTGTTCGCGAAAATACTTCGCGGTGTCGCTGCCGAAGCGGATCGCGCCCAGCGAGCTGCCTTCCTCGATTTCCTGGCCGTGGTGCCACGGACCCATCACCAGCTTGACCATGGTGCCGCTGGTGTCCTTCGGCTTGATCGCGCGGTAGACGGCCAGCGCGCCGTAGATGTCCTCCTGGTCCCACAGGCTGTGCACCAGCATCACCGGCACGGTGAGCGGCTGCGCGGCCAGCAGCTTGTCCACCGCCTGCTGCTGCCAGAAGGCATCGTAGGCGGGGTGCGCCACCAGCTTGTTCCAGAAGCCGAGCTGGCGCATGCCGTAGGCGTCGCCCATCGCGCCGGCGGAGCCGTAGTGCATGAACAGGTCGTACTCGTCGTGGAAGTTGGTCCACCACTTGGCGGTGTTGTCGCGGGTGGCTTCCTGCTCGTAGATGTAGCTCATGTTCTGCTGGCGGAAGGCGCCGTGGTGGAACCAGTCGTCGCCCATCCAGCCGTCCACCATCGGGTTCATCGGCACCGCCGCTTTCAGCGCCGGATGCGGGTGCACCAGCGACATCAGCGGCTCGAAGCCGTCGTAGGAGATGCCGATGGTGGCGACCTTGCCGTTCGACTCGGGGATGTTCTTCACCAGCCAGTCGATGGTGTCCCAGGTATCGGTGGCGTCGTCCACCGGCGTGGGGTTGAGCGGGCCGTGCACCGGCCGGTTCATCACGTAGTCGCCCTCGGAGCCGTACTTGCCGCGGATGTCCTGGATCACGCGGATGTAGCCGTCCTCGGCGATCACGTCGGCGGCGTTGTCGTAGCCTTCCAGCAGCGGCTCGATATGGCCGCTCATGAGGTTGTGGCTGAGCTGGTGCGCGTCGTAGGGCGTGCGGGTGAGCACGATGCCGGCGTGCTTCGCGCCTTTCGGGATCAGGATTACGGTGTTGAGCTTCACGCCGTCGCGCATTGGGATCATCACGTCGCGCTCGACGTAGTCGAAGCTGCCGGTGGCCGGCTTGAAATGGGCTGGCGTCTCGCTGGGGTAGTCGGGGTATTTGGCCTGCGGCACGTCCGTGGCGTACAGGGCGCCCCCGGCGGCGAGCAGGGCGGCGAGCAGCGCGGTCTTCAATCCCGCGACGATACGGCGTGGCGTCATGGCTTGGTTTCCCCCGTGGCGAAATCGCCGGGCCAGCTTAGCGCGCCGCGGCCCGTTCAGCGCACCGGTTTCGCCAGCCGCAGCAGGTCGGTGGCGTAACCCGCGGCCTCGTACAGCGCCCGTGCGCGCTCGTTGCCGGGGAACACCGCCAGCGTCACCAGCTGGCAATGGTGTTCGCGCGCCCATTGTTCGGCGTGCGCCAGCAAGGCCTTGCCCACGCCGAGGCCCTCGTGCGCGGGCGCCACGGCGAGGTCGGCGATGTGGCAGTTGCCGCGGCCGGTGAAGAAATCCTCGGTGCGCTGCAGGTGGATGAAGCCCACGCGCGTGCCGCCGGCGTCCTCGGCCACGAACAGGTGGCTGTTCGCGGGCTGGTCCTCCAGGTGCCGCAGCAGTTCGTCGCGGATGCCTTCGATGCATTCATGCCGCCGCCGCCATGCCGGCAGCGGAAAATCCACGAAACGCGGCACCAGCGAAAGGATGAAGTCGTCGTCGTCTTCGGCCAGGCGGATCAGCAGGGAAGGAGTGCTCATGGCGGTCGCGCTTGCGCAAGGTTTCACGGTTCTACACCCGCGCGGCATGCGCCGTATAGTGCGGCTTCCCGTCCCGGATAGGAGCGCCCCATGCCCGCCACCCGCATCCGCCTGCAGACCGGCGACGACCGCACGCTGGTGCAAGGCATCGCCGCGATCCAGGGCGAGATGCAACTGCCGCAGGCGTTTCCGTCCGACGCGCTGGCCGAAGCGGCGCAGGCCGCCGCGCAGCCGCGCCTGCCCGAGCTGGACCGCACCGACATCCCGCTGGTCACCATCGACCCGCCCGGTTCGATGGATCTGGACCAGGCGCTGCATTTCGAGCGGCGCGACGGCGGCGGCTACCGCGTGCACTACGCCATCGCCGACGTGGCCGCGTTCGTGGCGCCGGGCGGCGCGGTGGACGCGGAGGCGCATCGCCGCGGCGAGAC
This genomic interval carries:
- the dxs gene encoding 1-deoxy-D-xylulose-5-phosphate synthase translates to MKDPARYPHLAAIESPADLRRVPDEELPAVADELREYLIEAVASSGGHFGAGLGVVELTVALHHVFDTPTDRLVWDVGHQCYPHKILTGRRDRITTIKKKDGLAPFPRREESEYDTFGVGHSSTSISAALGMAIAAQLRGDDRKFVAVIGDGAMTAGMAFEALNHGGDVEPDMLVVFNDNGMSISENVGAMTKIMSRALASRRLNAMRERAKRAIPKQSLAGRFFKRWEEHAKGMFVPSTLFEELGFHYTGPIDGHNIPQLLAALRTVKNLPGPQLLHVVTTKGKGYAPAEQAQIEYHAVGPFDPQAGLAKKNAPAKPTYTDIFSDWLCDQAAADERLLGITPAMREGSGLVRFSKEYPERYFDVAIAEQHAVTLAAGMACEGAKPVVAIYSTFLQRAYDQAIHDVALQNLDVTFAIDRAGVVGPDGATHAGSFDLSYLRCLPNFVIMAPADENECRTMLSTGFQYAGPAAIRYPRGTGPGIAVRPELDTLPIGKAELRRRGRGLALLSFGAMLAPAAVIAGELDATLVNMRFVKPLDEALIVELARTHDAFVTLEDNAVAGGAGSAVAECLAASGIVKPILHLGLPDTYLEHGSREEVLSMAGLDLPGIRHAILTRFPQAAGSHLASAG
- a CDS encoding HNH endonuclease → MLMEVVNRADLHSTRVLSLDAAGRILDWISWQDAACLYVRDAVAWTLGDPCLTVHGGHNRALGMQSQLDLHPIIASTGHCHEHAVDPAPALTNTALFARDRHLCLYCGEHFSRGELTRDHVQPVSKGGRDEWENVVSACVACNLRKSNRTPQQAHMPLLAVPYRPSWVEHLILSNRNILADQMDFLVSHLPRDRRRAMA
- a CDS encoding SapC family protein; translated protein: MVAAPARRGRGNHVAEVLFYERPVPLNRTAHKDLRLKPIPNMKFALQAHSVPLTGVEFGLAARDMPIVFAGNDIGDAGPVALLGLRQNENLFVDASGQWAPNTYVPAFVRRYPFVLAEKPAGQEGDDFAVFLDEGYEGFNANEGDRLFNEDGTDTEMLTRAVGFLGEFQQHVARTRWFMEQLRKHGLLESRNLSMRRDSPDGQGGNVINLNGLFVVNEEKLRQLDEKTAQEFLREGLLGWIYAHLISMNNLDRLGMRLGEREGAESAGATRN
- a CDS encoding CocE/NonD family hydrolase, which encodes MTPRRIVAGLKTALLAALLAAGGALYATDVPQAKYPDYPSETPAHFKPATGSFDYVERDVMIPMRDGVKLNTVILIPKGAKHAGIVLTRTPYDAHQLSHNLMSGHIEPLLEGYDNAADVIAEDGYIRVIQDIRGKYGSEGDYVMNRPVHGPLNPTPVDDATDTWDTIDWLVKNIPESNGKVATIGISYDGFEPLMSLVHPHPALKAAVPMNPMVDGWMGDDWFHHGAFRQQNMSYIYEQEATRDNTAKWWTNFHDEYDLFMHYGSAGAMGDAYGMRQLGFWNKLVAHPAYDAFWQQQAVDKLLAAQPLTVPVMLVHSLWDQEDIYGALAVYRAIKPKDTSGTMVKLVMGPWHHGQEIEEGSSLGAIRFGSDTAKYFREHILRPFLAQYLKDGAPKADLAPVTAFQTGTDRWQRLDRWPVSCDSGCADKSRALYLEPGMQLGFDAPAGGTAYDEYVSDPAHPVPFRARPIQPIGYDHGLTWSQWLVDDQREASGRTDVLSYETAPLTAPLTIAGVPVVHLVASTSGTDSDWVVKLIDVYPDQVAEQPEMGGYQLAVAMDILRGRYRTGWDKPAALTPDKPLAYRFDLPAANHVFLPGHRIMVQVQSSWFPLYDRNPQTFVPNIFFAKPADYVKATQRIYHAQGEASYIALPVVPN